In the genome of Stegostoma tigrinum isolate sSteTig4 chromosome 31, sSteTig4.hap1, whole genome shotgun sequence, the window AAGAGGGAGAAGATCCAAAGGCTTCTCACAAACTGGAATTGGACATGTACTTGCaaaagaagaatttgcagagCTTCGGGGAAAAAACATTGGAGGTGCAAGGAATTGGTCAGCGCTTTgaaagagctgaatttggcctggTGGACTGATTGGCCTCATCTGTTGCTCTGCAGATCTAAAGCTGTTGTTGagcattctttgttttataaagTGCAGATCCTACATCAAACACCTTATCAGCAACAGGGTTTTATAACATTGAAGGACACAACAACTTCATGTTTAAGTCTTTCGCTTTTCAAACTCTTTCTTCATCATCAGCAAGGAGGTATTCTCCTTCGGACAGATTCAACAGTTTGTTCAAAAAGTACAAATCTAGTTGCATTTCACTCCACCTCAAGCTGAAAAGTAGCACTTCAATCTCAAGGAAGTAATTGGAAACAGTAATGTTGCAAAACACAAACACTGCATCTTCATTCTGTATTGACATGATTGACTCTTTTACATATTTAAAAACGTTTCTCTTTTCACAATCCTCACTTTCCTGCACAGACTCTGCTTTCCGCTCAGCTGTCATTCATTAACATTGCTCCTCCCAGCTGTGCAGTCACTGCCTGTGAACATTCCGGAAATCCCTGGAAATCCTccagtcagtatcactgtgtcaATTCATTCCTGTTTCAAGTTAGCCTGAGATGAGACGTCATTTATTTTCAGCTGACATGTGATAAACCCAGCAAAGTTTAGCTCATTCTGGAAATGTCTGGATTCCTGGCAGTGGAATATTTAAGGTGTGTGTCCTGTGTGCTGCAGGAGGTCAGAGATTGACGACTGGGAGATCACATCAGTCAGTTTGAGAGACGTGAGAGAAGAAGCAGAGACAATGCTGAGCTATCGGTCTTTCCACCCTTCACACCTGTGTCAGCAGCCTGTGTACACATTGGGGTCTGTTGAACACAGGCTCTGGGTGCCGCTTCAATGTCATGTGTGGAAAGAGGTGGAAGAAGCGAGAAAGAGCATCAACTTCATGAATCGAGTCCTTGAGGAGCTGACAGCAGAATTTTTCAGGGAAGTACCAAGAAGTCAGGATAACAAACCTGACACTATCGGAGAAGGTAAAGGACAATCCTTGGAGAAGGATGGAGATGGGTTTTCTGTGTCcctgaatgtgcagcacttctctCCAGAAGAACTGAGGGTGAAAGTATTTGGAAGAAAAGTGCTGGTGACAGGAAAACACGAGGCGAAATGTGATGATGGCAGCGGCTCTTACAGCTACAAATATGAAGAgttcaggagagaattccagctgccagaggatgtcGATGCTGAAGCTCTTCAATGCTGTTTGTCACAGGATGGTCGGTTAAATGTTCAAGCCCCAAGCCTGGCATTGCCAGCTGTGAATGAACGGACCGTCCCCATCAACATCACCTCAGACAGCAACCACTCCCCGGCTCATTCCTGACCAAGAGGCAAAGAAAcaggagagtgggagggatgtGGGGAACAAGAAAGATGGAGAACATATGGACAACAAAGACGTTGATTGAATGAACGTTTTAACGTATAGGAATTATTGCAACGCAGCAATCAATATCTGTCAATGTacactgaaaataaaaattttgttGTATTAATTGTCTTGAGCATAGATAAGGGTACTGTGCTATTATAAACATTCATGTGGAGTATTTATAAAGAAGTATTCATATTGGATCAATAAATAGTTTTGAAAGTTAATAATCCTGATTGTGCCCTCTTATTTGATCAAAACAAAAGTAATACATTACTGATAATCTTCATTCAAAATTACATTATTTTCAGTTACGGTAAAGAGACCTTCTATGTGGGATTAAATTAAAACACAGGGCAGAAAATCAGTTGGTCGAGATTTGCCTCAATCTAAACTCAGACTCATATAGTCATCGGGTCATGAagttatgcagcacagaaacatatcctttggtccaacctgacCGTGCCCACCAGGTATGCCAAACGtaactcgtcccatttgcctgcgtttggtccatatctcgCTCGCCTTTTCCTATTCACGCACATCTCCAAATATCTTTAAatattctaactgtacctgcacctacacgttctctggcagctcattccattctcaCACTACCCACTGTGTGGAaacattgtccctcaggtcccttttaaaaagTTCCGGTTGCCGCTTgaacctatgctctctagcttTGGGCTCCCCAACCCTTGGAATAAGATCTTGGCGATCCACCTTTTCTATGCctgtaatgattttataaaccttcgtaaggtcatccctcagcatattgcgtacagttcttgTCACCACACCTGCAGAAGGACTCAGATACTATGGAGAGGATACTGAAAGGTTTTACCAGGATTTTACCTTGGATGGGCAATTTTAGCCCAGagtggaaggacaaaatgtgtcagcacaggtttGGAGAGCTGAGGGGCAGGGTCCTGTGCTGCATTATGCGCTGTTCATACGGAGCTCGTGGAAACAAAAAGTCCTCGCCTATCGAGCCTCGCCCTACAACTCAATCCTCTCATGTTAGCAACATACTTGCAAATTTTTTCTGTCTCTAGTTCAATCAAAGATATTAAATTCATGTTGAGGGACCATCATTGAAGAGCTTTGTGCACTTCAATCGCACAGATGTTTGCAGATTTACAAATCATCAGCAACAAGGGCTTGTCATCCAACTCCCTCAGGGTATGTCTTCagcccaaccatcatcagctgcttcatcaatgaccttccccgccattgtcaggtcagaagtgggaatgttcacctaCGATTGCGCAGTTTTCAGCACGGTTTGCgatttctcagatactgaagcaggcacattcaaatgcagcaagatctggataatcTGGCTTGGCCTGTccaatggcaagtgacatttgtgcaacacaaatgccagcgtatcaccatcaccaataaaagccATTGTAACCACTGCTCCTTAACATTCAATTGTGGTGCCATGAACTatacctcactatcaacatcctgagacttatcattgaccagaaactcaacttgattcaccacataaacacagtggttacaacagcaagccagaagctgggaatgctATGGCAGGAAActctctcctgactcctcaaagcctgtccaccatctacaaggcacgagtcagggtTGTGATGGAATgccctccacttgcctggatgagtccgGCTCCCACAACACAtgagaagtttgacaccatccagcacaaagcagcgcACTCGATTCGCTCCACATCCATAAGCACCCACTCCATCCAACCCCCACGCTCAGTACCAGCAGTGTCTAATATCTGCaggatgtgctgcagaaattcactaaagatcctcagacagcactttccaaacacacaTCCACTTCCATCCAAGGGCAGCagacaaatgggaacaccaccaacttcaacttcccctcccagcccctcatcatcctgacttggaaatatatcggtgttccttcactgtcattggatcaaaatcccagaattgtCTCCCAAGTGGTCATGTGGGTGAAACCACGGCAGGTGGTGCGCAGACGTTCAAGAATGcatttcaccaccaccttctcaagggaaatgaggtacgggcaagaaatgctggccagactGCCACTCCCACAGCCCACAAAAGAGTGGAAAATATAACTGAGGCACCAGGCTGTATACCACTTCTTTACAGGATGGTGGAAAGTACGTTTACTGTGCGTTAAATGATCTTGTGCCTCTCGGGGAGTGTGAGGAAAGCTGACTGCATCAAAAGCAGCTTTTATCAAGTTTCTGTTCCCATAATATTAATCATACTGTTCAATAGGAATAAACAATAGGAACAGCAGCAGGCAATTTAAACAACAAACTCACTTCTCTATTTCATGTGATCACCAATGATTTAACCATAGACTGAAGAAATCCTGCCTCCCTCTAAACAATCACTCCACTTTTCAACCAGAACCTGTATATGGGGAAGAGATAACTAACTTGTAATTCTCTAAAAAGAGACAATTGCCCGGATATGAACCTCAGATGGGCAAGACCTTAATTTAAAACTGTGTTCCCGACACCAGGACTTCTGACCGATGTGACACATCCTTCCAGCGTCAACCATGTCAAGACCCTCTGTCTCTAATGTTTCAATTAACGACCCTGATTCCACAGCATCAGGAAGGTGTCTAATACTTCCTTCCACATCACTCAGCAATTTGCTTCCATCAGAACATTTACTGCATCACACTGACATTCATACAACTGTTTGGCTGTACAGAGAGAAATATTTACAATATGAATGGTCCGcaattggatgtgggcattgccacATGACATCCATTAGATATTCTTTAAATGCAACGCAAGAGTCACAGAGGCTTTCAACGATGTTGAAACTAAAATATAATGAGTTATTCTTCTTCTGTTGTGCTGTTTCTTGTGGACTGGGATGTATGTTGTGAATGCAAAGAGGGAGAAAATCCAAAGGCTTCTCACAAACTGGAATTGGACATGTACTTGCaaaagaagaatttgcagagCTTCGGGGAAAAAACATTGGAGGTGCAAGGAATTGGTCAGCGCTTTGAAAGAGCTGAATCTGGCCTGGTGGACTGATTGGCCTCATCTGTTGCTCTGCAGATCTAAAGCTGTTGTTGAGCAGTCTTCGTTTTATAAAGTGCAGATCCTACATCAAACACCTTATCAGCAACAGGGTTTTATAACATTGAAGGACACAACAACTTCATGTTTAAGTCTTTCGCTTTTCAAACTCTTTCTTCATCATCAGCAGGGAGGTATTCTCCTTCAGGACAGATTCAACAGTTTGTTCAAAAAGTACAAATCTGGTTGCATTTCACTC includes:
- the LOC132206126 gene encoding heat shock protein 30-like, with translation MLSYRSFHPSHLCQQPVYTLGSVEHRLWVPLQCHVWKEVEEARKSINFMNRVLEELTAEFFREVPRSQDNKPDTIGEGKGQSLEKDGDGFSVSLNVQHFSPEELRVKVFGRKVLVTGKHEAKCDDGSGSYSYKYEEFRREFQLPEDVDAEALQCCLSQDGRLNVQAPSLALPAVNERTVPINITSDSNHSPAHS